A part of uncultured Fibrobacter sp. genomic DNA contains:
- a CDS encoding ABC transporter ATP-binding protein, whose product MILQKRLKKSIFGGLFRFIPVALLASASDAALLWGIRAFMRILSGEPVVGLTEWIALMLLLTVLRFVFMLWKVRISEKWAYGVGALVLGWFLRTLRNLAPSNFHGPEGERAVESAYESTQVLQSNSSVCFQAVQAVLQLVVFLPVLFYISWPLTLFLFVVVVPLIGWMQRKIHRMGPEEESLLEARAVFRQDLGLARRLFRRWSSRYERNHVSGGLMESVRSLRDRGLSTSVRKGALSLTAETVSVLAMVVVLAFCAKLISSGWMDGTGLVLFCSAVLLCYKPVKECARVVPQMRASATAYNVLVRFGCLPKRKPCGGNRDDGLHVDDGRFQYEGSDAALFRGISFSWDRSKPVLLRGRNGVGKSTLLRLAAGLEEWQGDAKMPRDVFFVAQDLELPPRFILQELLKRKSGTIDKFIQASGTEKLVPRESLSGGQRARVALLWALASDSSTVLLDEPFASIALADREPLLESFLDAAAALHKWTIVVSHDSLGASVEGRFRVVDMEALVGGGVVEG is encoded by the coding sequence GTGATATTGCAAAAGCGGCTCAAAAAATCCATTTTCGGCGGTCTGTTCCGGTTTATTCCCGTTGCTCTTTTGGCGAGTGCATCGGATGCGGCCCTGCTTTGGGGAATCCGCGCCTTTATGCGGATTCTGTCGGGCGAGCCGGTTGTCGGGCTTACGGAATGGATTGCCCTGATGCTCCTTTTGACCGTTTTGCGCTTCGTGTTCATGCTCTGGAAGGTCCGCATTTCCGAAAAGTGGGCCTATGGCGTGGGGGCGCTCGTCTTGGGGTGGTTCCTGCGCACGCTGAGGAACCTTGCCCCCTCGAATTTTCACGGTCCGGAGGGGGAGCGTGCTGTCGAGTCGGCCTACGAATCGACCCAGGTGTTGCAGTCCAACAGTTCGGTATGCTTCCAGGCGGTGCAAGCCGTTCTACAGCTCGTCGTCTTTTTGCCGGTGCTTTTTTACATCTCGTGGCCGCTTACTTTGTTCCTTTTCGTGGTCGTCGTGCCGCTGATTGGCTGGATGCAGCGCAAGATCCACCGGATGGGGCCCGAAGAGGAGTCTCTCCTGGAGGCCCGTGCGGTTTTCCGCCAGGACCTTGGGCTTGCCCGCAGGCTGTTCCGCCGGTGGAGTTCTCGTTACGAACGGAACCACGTTTCCGGCGGCCTCATGGAATCCGTGCGTTCGCTGCGGGACCGGGGGCTTTCGACTTCTGTCCGCAAGGGGGCACTTTCGCTCACGGCAGAGACGGTCTCGGTGCTTGCCATGGTGGTGGTCCTGGCGTTCTGCGCCAAGCTAATTTCTTCGGGCTGGATGGACGGTACGGGGCTCGTGTTGTTCTGCTCGGCCGTGCTGCTTTGCTACAAGCCGGTTAAGGAATGCGCCAGGGTGGTGCCCCAGATGCGCGCTTCGGCCACTGCGTACAACGTTCTTGTCCGCTTTGGCTGCCTCCCCAAACGCAAGCCGTGCGGGGGCAACCGCGACGATGGCCTGCATGTGGATGACGGGCGCTTCCAGTACGAGGGGAGCGATGCCGCCCTGTTTCGCGGGATTTCTTTTTCGTGGGACCGCTCCAAGCCGGTGCTGCTGCGTGGCCGCAACGGGGTAGGCAAGTCGACGCTTTTGCGCCTTGCGGCGGGCCTGGAAGAATGGCAAGGGGATGCCAAGATGCCCCGGGACGTGTTCTTTGTTGCGCAAGACCTGGAACTTCCGCCAAGGTTTATTTTGCAAGAGCTTCTCAAGCGGAAATCCGGCACCATCGACAAGTTTATTCAAGCCTCCGGGACCGAAAAACTTGTGCCCAGGGAAAGCCTTTCTGGGGGCCAGCGTGCCCGCGTCGCCTTGCTGTGGGCGCTTGCTTCTGATTCGAGTACGGTGCTTCTGGACGAGCCTTTCGCTTCCATCGCCCTCGCCGACAGGGAACCGCTTTTGGAGTCGTTCCTGGATGCGGCGGCAGCGCTTCACAAGTGGACTATCGTCGTGAGTCACGACAGCCTGGGTGCCTCCGTCGAAGGGCGCTTCCGCGTTGTCGATATGGAAGCCCTGGTGGGAGGTGGCGTTGTCGAAGGTTAG
- a CDS encoding isoprenylcysteine carboxylmethyltransferase family protein — protein MSKVSPFIYRYRGYILAVMAFAMLLLPFALDVRPADPFGSVLGLAAIVLCLLCNALGLVLRVWARRYIGEHTRGSVHAAESLVTSGPYAYIRHPLYVSNTAFACGLVLLQFGISPLALPFVLAVVLFEVALSRAEDRFLEGRFGDAWQAWAKETPPFFPGLRSRVGGGRTAKLAKRTRWKAFAADASTWAWLVFVNFLVVCSRSLI, from the coding sequence TTGTCGAAGGTTAGCCCGTTCATCTACCGGTATCGCGGGTACATCCTTGCCGTCATGGCGTTTGCCATGCTGCTGCTCCCGTTTGCTCTGGATGTCCGGCCTGCTGACCCGTTCGGCTCGGTTCTTGGGCTTGCCGCCATCGTGCTTTGCCTCTTGTGTAACGCCTTGGGCCTTGTGCTTCGTGTGTGGGCGCGTCGCTATATTGGGGAACATACCCGCGGGAGCGTGCACGCTGCCGAATCTCTTGTGACTAGTGGCCCTTACGCCTATATCAGGCACCCGCTTTACGTGTCGAATACGGCTTTTGCCTGCGGGCTGGTGCTGCTCCAGTTCGGGATTTCGCCTTTGGCTCTCCCTTTTGTGCTGGCTGTCGTCCTTTTCGAGGTGGCGCTTTCCCGTGCGGAGGATCGTTTTTTGGAAGGGCGTTTTGGGGATGCTTGGCAAGCCTGGGCGAAGGAAACGCCCCCATTTTTCCCTGGTTTGAGAAGCCGTGTGGGCGGTGGCCGGACGGCGAAACTGGCAAAACGCACCCGTTGGAAGGCCTTTGCGGCCGATGCCTCCACGTGGGCGTGGCTCGTGTTTGTTAATTTTCTTGTGGTATGTTCAAGGTCGTTGATTTAG
- a CDS encoding glycosyltransferase N-terminal domain-containing protein — MFKVVDLARVALGSVAQVASKVPVVEQTFHMKERLYGPWPEGPFLWMHGASLGECKMLLNLATFLQQDLPGCPKILLTTQKAEILPFLKETAPSVESAIAPADTPSAMRTFVQSVRPLGLILGENELWPGYLSAMHRRNGLSPVALVSGRYRSSLPGVDMSAIGFACMQTGSDLARFLNVAARGNISKMMIGGDWKLLPWARSNAKIEPPENPTVDTAFISMHMAEWASLSRMLFSSIMRQESVVLVPRHLSELDAFRKALHDQEIMILDWPLVQKGAVSVVSQYGRTTEVFATSRTCVIGGSFCRNLGVHDFWEPLQMGVATCIGPYASGKKECIESLLREGVVTQLKSTASYSKRPLPDVRLVRTFLAHEQAKIMDSYNQLLDYLKELL; from the coding sequence ATGTTCAAGGTCGTTGATTTAGCCCGCGTGGCATTAGGTTCTGTCGCCCAGGTGGCGTCCAAGGTGCCGGTTGTCGAACAGACGTTTCACATGAAGGAACGTCTCTACGGGCCGTGGCCCGAGGGCCCTTTCTTGTGGATGCACGGGGCGAGTCTCGGGGAATGCAAGATGCTTCTGAACCTCGCGACCTTCCTGCAACAGGATTTGCCCGGTTGCCCTAAGATTTTGCTCACGACGCAGAAAGCAGAAATTTTGCCCTTCCTCAAAGAGACTGCTCCTAGTGTTGAATCCGCCATTGCTCCTGCCGATACGCCAAGTGCGATGAGAACGTTTGTTCAAAGTGTCCGCCCGCTGGGGTTGATTCTTGGGGAAAACGAATTGTGGCCTGGCTACCTTTCGGCGATGCACCGTCGTAATGGGCTCTCTCCCGTGGCGCTTGTTTCGGGCCGGTATCGTTCCTCGCTTCCGGGGGTAGACATGTCTGCCATTGGCTTTGCCTGCATGCAGACGGGTTCGGACCTCGCTCGCTTTTTGAATGTTGCTGCCCGTGGTAACATCTCGAAGATGATGATCGGGGGTGACTGGAAACTTTTGCCTTGGGCGCGTTCGAATGCAAAAATCGAGCCCCCTGAAAATCCGACCGTAGATACAGCGTTTATCTCTATGCACATGGCCGAATGGGCGAGCCTTTCGCGCATGCTGTTCTCGTCTATCATGCGCCAGGAATCGGTGGTGCTCGTTCCGCGTCATCTTTCGGAGCTGGATGCCTTCCGCAAGGCTTTGCACGACCAGGAAATCATGATATTGGACTGGCCGCTGGTGCAGAAGGGTGCTGTGTCTGTCGTTAGCCAGTACGGACGTACCACGGAAGTTTTTGCGACGTCGCGCACTTGCGTCATTGGCGGATCGTTCTGCCGTAACCTTGGTGTACATGATTTTTGGGAACCGCTCCAGATGGGCGTTGCTACGTGCATTGGCCCCTATGCCTCGGGGAAAAAGGAATGTATCGAATCGCTTTTGCGCGAGGGCGTTGTTACGCAGTTGAAATCGACCGCAAGTTATTCGAAGCGTCCCTTGCCCGATGTGCGGTTGGTGCGCACGTTCCTAGCTCATGAACAAGCTAAAATTATGGATTCCTACAACCAGCTTTTGGATTACCTGAAGGAATTGCTCTGA